The Epinephelus lanceolatus isolate andai-2023 chromosome 21, ASM4190304v1, whole genome shotgun sequence genome has a segment encoding these proteins:
- the snf8 gene encoding vacuolar-sorting protein SNF8, which produces MHRRGVGAGAIAKKKLAEAKYKERGTVLAEDQIVQMSKQLETFKSNLEEFASKHKQEIRKNSQFRVQFQEMCATIGVDPLASGKGFWSEMLGVGDFYYELGVQIIEVCLALKHRNGGLITLDELHQRVLKGRGKYAQDVSQDDLMRAIKKLKVMGNGFGMIPVGGSYLVQSVPAELNMDHTVVLQLAEKKGFVTVSEIKDSLKWEKERACHVLDHLLKEGLAWLDSQAAGEAQYWLPALFSELTSRDVTPEEANQMTP; this is translated from the exons ATGCATCGGAGAGGAGTTGGTGCGGGAGCTATCGCTAAGAAGAAGCTCGCAGAG GCCAAATATAAGGAGAGAGGAACTGTTCTTGCAGAAGACCAGATTGTACAA ATGTCGAAGCAGCTGGAAACCTTCAAGTCCAACCTGGAGGAGTTTGCCAGCAAGCATAAACAAGAAATCAGGAAGAACTCACAGTTCAGGGTTCAGTTTCAGGAGATGTGTGCCACCATTGGAGTCGACCCACTTGCCT CTGGTAAAGGTTTCTGGTCTGAGATGCTCGGCGTAGGTGACTTCTACTATGAGCTCGGCGTACAGATTATTGAAGTGTGTCTGGCCCTGAAACACAGAAATGGAG GGCTCATTACTTTGGATGAACTCCATCAGAGAGTACTGAAGGGAAGAGGTAAATACGCACAGGATGTGAGCCA AGATGACTTGATGAGAGCGATAAAGAAACTGAAGGTGATGGGGAACGGCTTTGGGATGATTCCTGTTGGTGGTTCTTACTTGGTGCAGTCGGTCCCAGCAGAGCTCAACATGGACCACACTGTAGTTCTGCAGCTGGCCGAG AAAAAGGGGTTCGTCACAGTGAGTGAGATCAAGGACAGTCTGAAATGGGAGAAGGAACGGGCCTGTCACGTCCTG GATCACCTGCTGAAAGAAGGCTTGGCCTGGTTGGACTCTCAGGCAGCCGGAGAAGCTCAGTACTGGCTGCCCGCTCTTTTCTCTGAGCTCACCTCCCGTGACGTCACACCAGAGGAGGCCAATCAGATGACGCCTTAG